One genomic region from Quercus robur chromosome 4, dhQueRobu3.1, whole genome shotgun sequence encodes:
- the LOC126721476 gene encoding 1-aminocyclopropane-1-carboxylate synthase 1 has product MALRKNQQLLSKIATNDRHGENSPYFDGWKAYDKNPYHRIDNREGVIQMGLAENQLCFDLIQKWIRRNPKASICTAEGVHEFKNIAIFQDYHGFKEFRQAVANFMGKARGGRVTFDPDRIVMSGGATGANETVMFCLANPGDAFLVPSPCYPAFDRDCGWRTGVQLIPVNCDSSNNFLITKAALEAAYERAQQDNINVKGLILANPSNPLGTVLDRDTLRSLVSFINEKKIHLVSDEIYAASVFSTPSFVSVSEIIEEVECDRDLIHIVYSLSKDMGLPGFRVGIVYSYNDAVVNCGRKMSSFGLVSSQTQHLLASMLSDDEFVDNFLKENSERLAKRHSLFTKGLEKVGITCLKSNAGLFVWMDLRRLLKEQTLESEMTLWRVIINEVKLNVSPGSSFHCSEPGWFRVCFANMDDVTVEVALERIRVFVEKQQVKSKRKFQSNLTLSFTSRRYDESVMSPHMMSPRSPLVRART; this is encoded by the exons ATGGCTTTGAGGAAGAATCAACAACTTTTGTCTAAGATTGCAACCAATGATCGTCATGGTGAGAATTCTCCTTACTTTGATGGGTGGAAGGCATATGATAAAAACCCATATCACCGTATTGATAATCGTGAAGGAGTCATCCAGATGGGTCTCGCAGAAAATCAG ctttgctttgatttgattcaAAAGTGGATTAGGAGAAATCCTAAAGCTTCCATTTGCACCGCCGAAGGAGTTCACGAATTCAAGAATATTGCTATCTTCCAGGACTATCATGGCTTCAAGGAGTTTAGACAA GCTGTAGCAAATTTTATGGGTAAAGCAAGAGGTGGTAGGGTCACATTTGATCCAGACCGCATAGTCATGAGTGGTGGAGCTACTGGAGCAAACGAGACAGTTATGTTTTGCCTGGCCAATCCTGGCGATGCTTTCCTTGTACCCTCACCATGTTATCCAgc ATTTGACCGTGACTGTGGGTGGCGAACAGGGGTGCAGCTAATTCCTGTCAACTGTGATAGCTCGAACAATTTTCTTATCACAAAAGCAGCATTGGAAGCAGCATACGAAAGAGCCCAACAAGACAATATCAATGTGAAGGGCTTGATCCTAGCAAACCCGTCAAACCCTTTGGGCACGGTTTTAGACAGAGACACATTGAGAAGCCTAGTGAGCTTCATcaatgaaaagaaaatccaTTTAGTCAGTGACGAAATATATGCAGCCAGTGTGTTCAGCACTCCAAGTTTCGTTAGCGTTTCCGAAATTATAGAGGAAGTGGAATGTGACCGTGATCTCATTCACATTGTTTATAGTTTGTCCAAAGATATGGGACTCCCTGGCTTTAGGGTCGGCATAGTTTACTCTTACAATGATGCAGTCGTGAATTGTGGGCGCAAAATGTCAAGCTTTGGATTAGTTTCCTCACAAACTCAACATCTACTGGCTTCAATGCTTTCAGACGATGAGTTTGTCGACAACTTTCTCAAAGAGAACTCGGAAAGGCTAGCCAAGAGGCACAGCTTGTTCACCAAGGGACTTGAAAAAGTGGGAATTACTTGTTTGAAAAGCAATGCTGGGCTTTTTGTTTGGATGGATTTGCGTAGGCTTCTAAAAGAACAAACACTCGAGTCTGAAATGACGCTTTGGCGAGTAATCATCAATGAGGTGAAGCTCAATGTTTCACCAGGATCTTCGTTTCATTGCTCCGAGCCAGGTTGGTTTAGGGTTTGCTTTGCAAATATGGATGATGTCACAGTTGAAGTTGCACTCGAAAGGATCCGAGTATTTGTAGAAAAGCAGCAAGTGAAAAGTAAACGTAAATTCCAAAGCAATCTTACGCTCAGCTTCACATCTCGAAGATACGATGAGAGTGTTATGTCACCACACATGATGTCTCCTCGCTCACCGCTTGTTCGAGCAAGGACTTAG